The bacterium genome has a segment encoding these proteins:
- a CDS encoding ABC transporter ATP-binding protein yields MNGMGMGGGMRHGRASDSERGLDGRLLRRLTAYLRPHWRGALLALLMILGAAALETAVPLVTRHAIDVHVAGRDLAGLFRSLLAFLGLSLGAFLLRYAQQLTTGWIGQSIVLKLRGRVFARVLRLPLAWFDRHPVGQVMSRITNDVESLNELFTGGLILIFQDILLLVAIAAALLWMDWRLALVLFAVVPFIFLASFQFKRLTRAAFRRVRALVGEVTGFLQETITGMAVVQLFRRERGTRERFARMNDELMRENVRTIFYFAVFFPLMELLGSVATAAIIWAAAGRLLEGSLSFGALVAFLAYADRFFRPIRDLAEKYNILQSAMAASERVFELLDEPAALAGGLVGAPGGPPAPPRRGEVVFEGVCFAYEGENWVLQDLSFRIEAGTSTALVGWTGAGKSSVAGLLLRYYEFQRGRILVDGVDIRQWDAAALRGRMAIVLQDVFLFSGTVADNIRLGRELPVGAVEAAARRTGLDRLAGQRALGYEEPVGERGQLLSGGQRQLVSFSRALAGDPAILVLDEATSSVDSLSEELIQQAIAQMMSGRSSLVIAHRLSTIRAADQILVLHQGRLVERGRHDELLAAQGFYHRLWQLEQPVGEADRAA; encoded by the coding sequence ATGAACGGGATGGGCATGGGCGGGGGCATGCGCCATGGCCGCGCCTCCGACAGCGAGCGCGGACTGGACGGCCGCCTCCTGCGCCGTCTCACCGCCTACCTGCGGCCGCACTGGCGGGGAGCCCTCCTCGCCCTGCTCATGATCCTGGGCGCCGCCGCCCTGGAGACGGCCGTGCCCCTGGTGACGCGCCACGCCATCGACGTGCATGTGGCGGGGCGCGACCTGGCCGGGCTCTTCCGATCCCTCCTGGCCTTCCTGGGACTCTCCCTGGGCGCCTTCCTGCTGCGCTACGCCCAGCAGCTGACCACGGGCTGGATCGGCCAGAGCATCGTCCTCAAGCTGCGCGGCCGGGTCTTCGCCCGCGTCCTGCGCCTGCCCCTGGCCTGGTTCGACCGCCACCCCGTCGGTCAGGTGATGAGCCGCATCACCAACGACGTGGAATCCTTGAACGAGCTGTTCACGGGCGGCCTCATCCTCATCTTCCAGGACATCCTGCTGCTGGTCGCCATCGCCGCCGCCCTCCTCTGGATGGACTGGCGCCTGGCTTTGGTCCTCTTCGCCGTGGTGCCCTTCATCTTCCTGGCCAGCTTCCAGTTCAAACGGTTGACCCGGGCCGCCTTCCGCCGCGTGCGGGCCCTGGTGGGCGAAGTGACGGGCTTCCTGCAGGAGACGATCACGGGCATGGCCGTGGTCCAGCTCTTCCGGCGGGAGCGCGGCACCCGGGAGCGCTTCGCCCGCATGAACGACGAGCTGATGCGGGAGAATGTCCGCACCATCTTCTACTTCGCCGTCTTCTTCCCGCTGATGGAGCTGCTGGGCAGCGTGGCGACGGCGGCCATCATCTGGGCGGCGGCGGGACGCCTGCTGGAGGGCAGCCTGAGTTTCGGCGCCCTGGTCGCCTTCCTGGCCTACGCCGATCGCTTCTTCCGCCCCATCCGCGACCTGGCCGAGAAGTACAACATCCTGCAGAGCGCCATGGCCGCCTCCGAGCGTGTCTTCGAACTGCTGGACGAGCCGGCCGCCCTGGCTGGTGGCCTGGTGGGCGCGCCCGGCGGTCCGCCCGCTCCGCCACGGCGGGGAGAGGTGGTGTTCGAGGGGGTCTGTTTCGCCTATGAAGGGGAGAACTGGGTGCTGCAGGACCTCTCCTTCCGCATTGAAGCCGGCACCAGCACGGCCCTGGTGGGCTGGACGGGCGCCGGCAAGAGCAGCGTGGCCGGCCTGCTGCTGCGCTACTACGAGTTCCAGCGCGGACGAATCCTGGTGGACGGCGTGGACATCCGCCAGTGGGATGCGGCCGCCCTGCGCGGGCGCATGGCCATCGTCCTCCAGGATGTCTTCCTCTTCTCCGGGACGGTGGCCGACAACATCCGCCTGGGGCGCGAGCTGCCGGTGGGGGCGGTGGAGGCGGCGGCGCGGCGCACCGGCCTGGACCGCCTGGCCGGACAGCGCGCCCTGGGCTATGAGGAGCCGGTGGGGGAACGGGGTCAGCTGCTCAGCGGCGGCCAGCGCCAGCTGGTCAGCTTCTCGCGGGCCCTGGCCGGGGATCCGGCCATCCTGGTGCTGGACGAGGCGACCAGCAGCGTGGACTCCTTGTCGGAAGAGCTGATCCAGCAGGCCATCGCCCAAATGATGAGCGGACGCAGCTCTCTGGTCATCGCCCATCGCCTGTCCACCATCCGCGCCGCCGACCAGATCCTGGTCCTGCACCAGGGCCGGCTGGTGGAGCGGGGCCGCCACGACGAGCTGCTGGCGGCGCAGGGCTTCTACCATCGCCTCTGGCAGCTGGAGCAGCCGGTGGGGGAGGCGGACCGTGCAGCTTGA
- a CDS encoding sulfite exporter TauE/SafE family protein, which translates to MQLEPIMLLADGVTASFWVLLMAGLLGGLTAGLFGVGGGVIVTPLLISLGVPPRIAAGSMNVAIIANAADSLVHDLPRRRVDWRLGLFMGAAAVAGGQAGTFWLGRLGKPELVDLMIRAGFLVLLAYMAYHLLRKKLSRGDTARRWLFHMPLRYQSPWEEAPVSALGPVLASLGGGLVASLLGVGGGIFYVPVLLALFHRPLQELVPVSQIAVLLGTLSVSTGHVLHTGFIDPRLSLILITAGSVGTVVGTRLKSHLESRLLERLLALVLLAAALRLALPLIGLEASPARAATTLGRDWLRPFADWCARDPLHLWLGTVGVALGMAPLLSWLQHALLDRLRRRSAT; encoded by the coding sequence GTGCAGCTTGAGCCGATCATGCTGCTGGCGGACGGGGTGACCGCCTCCTTCTGGGTCCTGCTCATGGCCGGCCTGCTGGGGGGGCTCACGGCCGGCCTCTTCGGCGTGGGCGGCGGCGTCATCGTCACGCCCCTGCTCATCTCCCTGGGCGTGCCGCCCCGCATCGCCGCCGGCAGCATGAACGTGGCCATCATCGCCAATGCGGCCGACTCGCTGGTGCACGACCTGCCGCGGCGCCGGGTCGACTGGCGGCTGGGTCTGTTCATGGGGGCGGCCGCCGTGGCGGGCGGGCAAGCGGGGACATTTTGGCTGGGCCGCCTGGGCAAGCCGGAATTGGTGGACCTCATGATCCGCGCCGGCTTCCTTGTCCTGCTGGCCTACATGGCCTATCACCTGCTGCGCAAGAAGCTGTCCCGCGGGGACACCGCCCGCCGCTGGCTCTTCCACATGCCCCTGCGCTACCAGAGTCCCTGGGAGGAGGCGCCGGTCAGCGCCCTGGGTCCCGTCCTGGCCTCGCTGGGGGGCGGCCTGGTGGCATCCTTGCTGGGAGTGGGCGGCGGCATCTTCTACGTGCCGGTCCTCCTGGCCCTCTTCCACCGCCCCCTGCAGGAGCTGGTCCCCGTCAGCCAGATCGCCGTCCTGCTGGGCACCTTGTCCGTCAGCACGGGCCATGTGCTGCACACGGGCTTCATCGATCCGCGCCTCTCCCTCATCCTGATCACGGCGGGCAGCGTGGGCACGGTGGTGGGCACGCGGCTCAAGTCGCACCTGGAGAGCCGGCTGTTGGAGCGCCTGCTCGCCCTGGTGCTCCTGGCCGCCGCGCTGCGCCTCGCCCTGCCCCTGATCGGGTTGGAGGCATCCCCCGCGCGGGCCGCGACGACCCTGGGGCGGGACTGGCTGCGGCCCTTCGCCGACTGGTGCGCCCGCGATCCGCTTCACCTTTGGCTGGGCACGGTGGGCGTGGCCCTGGGCATGGCACCGCTTCTCTCCTGGCTGCAGCATGCCCTCCTGGACCGCTTGCGCCGACGGAGCGCCACCTGA
- a CDS encoding choice-of-anchor V domain-containing protein, with protein sequence MSTRIWLLLVCPALAFGYASGPPNGLTGAPGEGTCIQCHDSFGLNSGSGLLTISGPDEYEPGQTYPITVTLAHAGQSRWGFQMTPLDLGALLVTDFVNTQGSSTGGNSYVKHTTTGTQAGTADGPVSWTCDWIAPATDVGPVTFYAAGNAANGNFSNSGDYIYTASFTTEFPTGMAPVLVRGFALLDAYPNPFNPGTTLRYRLDVPGEARLEVYDLAGRLVDRLAQGWHGVGEYTARWAGLAQGGRPAAAGVYLARLELNGAAEVKRLLLVK encoded by the coding sequence ATGTCGACCCGCATCTGGCTCTTGCTTGTCTGTCCGGCCCTGGCCTTCGGCTATGCCAGCGGTCCGCCCAACGGCCTCACGGGCGCGCCCGGCGAAGGCACCTGCATCCAATGTCATGACAGTTTCGGTTTGAACAGCGGCAGCGGCCTGCTCACCATCAGCGGTCCGGACGAGTATGAGCCGGGCCAGACCTATCCCATCACGGTCACGCTGGCCCACGCCGGCCAGTCCCGCTGGGGCTTCCAGATGACCCCCCTGGACTTGGGAGCGCTCCTGGTCACGGACTTCGTCAACACCCAGGGCAGCAGCACGGGCGGCAACAGCTACGTGAAGCACACCACGACCGGAACCCAGGCCGGCACGGCGGACGGCCCGGTGAGCTGGACCTGCGACTGGATCGCCCCGGCCACCGACGTGGGACCGGTCACCTTCTACGCCGCCGGCAACGCGGCCAACGGCAACTTCAGCAACAGTGGCGACTACATCTACACGGCCTCCTTCACGACGGAGTTCCCCACGGGCATGGCGCCCGTCCTTGTCCGTGGCTTCGCCCTGCTGGACGCCTATCCCAACCCCTTCAATCCCGGCACCACCCTGCGCTATCGCCTCGATGTCCCCGGCGAAGCGCGGCTGGAGGTCTACGATCTGGCTGGCCGTCTGGTGGACCGGCTGGCCCAGGGCTGGCATGGCGTGGGCGAGTACACGGCGCGCTGGGCCGGATTGGCGCAGGGCGGCCGACCCGCCGCCGCCGGCGTCTATCTGGCCCGCCTGGAGTTGAACGGCGCGGCCGAGGTGAAGCGCCTCCTGCTGGTGAAGTGA
- a CDS encoding dihydroorotate dehydrogenase-like protein: protein MDLSTSYMGLQLPNPLIASASPLSRELDTVKRLEEAGVAAIVMYSLFEEEIRHAELELFHHLEQGSESFAEAMGYFPDLGHYQSGPDGYLEQIRRLKQALSIPVIASLNGVTPGGWMDMAHKMEQAGADGIELNIYTIPTHPDLDGAAVEQLYLDDLAQVRKVVGVPVAVKLSPFFSSLPNMARKLEQAGADALVLFNRFYQPDMDIENLEVVPEVRLSNSGSLRLPLRWTAILRSVVTRASLALSTGVHTGRDVIKATMAGADACQLCASLLIHGPEHARGLLETIRHWMEEHEYESLRQMKGSMSLGKVVDPAAFERANYMKALREYR, encoded by the coding sequence ATGGATCTTTCCACCAGTTACATGGGGCTTCAGTTGCCCAATCCGCTGATCGCCTCGGCCTCGCCCCTTTCCCGCGAACTGGACACGGTCAAGCGGCTGGAGGAGGCGGGCGTCGCCGCCATCGTCATGTATTCCCTCTTCGAGGAGGAGATCCGCCACGCCGAGCTGGAGCTTTTCCACCATCTCGAGCAAGGCAGCGAGAGCTTCGCCGAGGCGATGGGCTACTTCCCCGATCTGGGTCACTACCAGTCCGGCCCCGATGGCTATCTGGAGCAGATCCGCCGCCTCAAGCAGGCCCTCTCCATCCCGGTCATCGCCAGCCTCAACGGCGTGACGCCGGGCGGCTGGATGGACATGGCCCACAAGATGGAGCAGGCCGGCGCCGACGGCATCGAACTCAACATCTACACCATCCCAACCCATCCCGATCTGGATGGCGCCGCCGTGGAGCAGCTCTACCTGGACGACCTCGCCCAGGTGCGCAAGGTGGTCGGCGTGCCCGTCGCCGTCAAGCTCTCCCCCTTCTTCAGCAGCCTGCCCAACATGGCGCGCAAGCTGGAGCAGGCCGGGGCCGACGCCCTCGTCCTCTTCAACCGCTTCTACCAACCGGACATGGACATCGAGAACCTGGAGGTGGTGCCCGAGGTCCGGCTCAGCAACTCGGGCAGCCTGCGCCTGCCCCTGCGCTGGACCGCCATCCTGCGCTCCGTGGTGACGCGGGCCAGCCTCGCCCTCTCCACGGGCGTCCACACCGGGCGCGACGTGATCAAGGCGACCATGGCCGGGGCCGACGCCTGCCAGCTCTGCGCCAGCCTGCTCATCCACGGTCCCGAGCACGCCCGCGGCCTGCTGGAGACCATCCGCCACTGGATGGAGGAACACGAATACGAGTCCCTGCGCCAGATGAAGGGCAGCATGAGCCTGGGCAAGGTGGTGGATCCCGCCGCCTTCGAGCGGGCCAATTACATGAAGGCCCTGCGCGAGTATCGCTGA
- a CDS encoding DUF302 domain-containing protein: protein MDQPRPFALRLLSPLPMAEVEARCRSLLADEGFGVLTEIDMAATLKAKLGVDEAPCLILGACNPTFAHEAMGREPAVGVLLPCNVVIRDLGSHREVWAMDPAFMGTVAPTLADLGQAVGERIRRVLERLEAGA, encoded by the coding sequence ATGGACCAGCCCCGACCCTTTGCCCTGCGCCTGCTTAGCCCCCTGCCCATGGCCGAGGTGGAGGCGCGCTGTCGCAGCCTGTTGGCGGACGAGGGTTTCGGCGTGCTCACCGAGATCGATATGGCCGCCACGCTCAAGGCCAAGCTGGGGGTCGATGAGGCGCCCTGCCTCATCCTGGGCGCCTGCAACCCGACCTTCGCCCACGAGGCCATGGGGCGCGAACCGGCTGTCGGGGTGCTGCTGCCCTGCAACGTGGTCATCCGCGATCTGGGCAGCCATCGTGAAGTGTGGGCCATGGACCCCGCCTTCATGGGAACCGTGGCGCCCACCCTGGCCGACCTTGGCCAGGCGGTCGGCGAGCGCATCCGCCGCGTGCTGGAGCGATTGGAAGCGGGGGCCTGA
- a CDS encoding 6-carboxytetrahydropterin synthase, whose protein sequence is MIILHKVFHFCAAHRYWNPVLSEEENVAAFGEDVRLHGHNYRLIVSLTGELDERTGFVADLGRIKTVVRERVIRVLDHARIDTDIDWFSTRQPSTENLLRWIRLQLVDEELGCRVVRLRLHETESIYTDLVAD, encoded by the coding sequence ATGATCATCTTGCATAAAGTCTTCCATTTTTGTGCCGCCCACCGCTACTGGAATCCTGTCCTGAGCGAGGAGGAAAACGTCGCCGCCTTCGGGGAGGATGTCCGCCTCCATGGCCACAATTACCGCCTGATCGTGTCTCTCACCGGCGAGCTGGATGAGCGGACGGGTTTCGTGGCGGATCTGGGGCGGATCAAGACGGTGGTTCGGGAACGGGTCATCCGGGTGCTGGACCATGCCCGCATCGACACCGACATCGACTGGTTCTCCACCCGGCAGCCTTCCACGGAGAACCTGCTGCGCTGGATCCGGCTGCAGCTGGTGGATGAGGAGCTGGGCTGCCGCGTGGTGCGTCTGCGACTCCACGAGACGGAGAGCATCTACACGGATCTGGTGGCGGATTGA
- the pdhA gene encoding pyruvate dehydrogenase (acetyl-transferring) E1 component subunit alpha, protein MLTSYDPLKGKILQMLDESGRLVKGKHQPLLEGEALVAAYRHMLRARVADEKALQFQRQKRIHTLPVNKGQEAAAVGSALALAADDWMVQSYRELGALLVKGATIRNHLLYFKGSEWGAVHPGHPRILPLSVPIGSQITHAAGIGHAIRYQGGREVVIVYFGDGGTSQGDFHEGLNWAALFGCPVIFFCNNNQYAISLNRRRQTLTPTLAQKAVAYGMPGLQVDGNDLLAVHAATAAAADHARTGKGPVLIEALTYRMGPHTTADDPSLYRSREEELQWEARDPLVRVRRLLESRGQWDDAREEACRQEAVAETDAAMREVDELHETPVDEVFAFQYADRPAELVRQQAAFEAYLSWKEAR, encoded by the coding sequence GTGCTGACAAGTTACGACCCGCTCAAGGGGAAGATCCTGCAGATGCTGGATGAGTCCGGCCGGCTGGTCAAGGGCAAGCATCAGCCTCTGCTGGAGGGCGAGGCCCTGGTCGCCGCCTACCGCCACATGCTGCGGGCCCGGGTTGCCGACGAGAAAGCCCTCCAGTTCCAGCGCCAGAAGCGCATCCACACCCTGCCCGTCAACAAGGGGCAGGAGGCGGCGGCGGTGGGCAGCGCCCTCGCCCTCGCCGCGGACGACTGGATGGTGCAGTCCTACCGGGAGCTGGGCGCCCTGCTGGTGAAGGGGGCCACCATCCGCAACCACCTGCTCTATTTCAAGGGGAGCGAATGGGGCGCCGTCCACCCCGGCCATCCCCGCATCCTGCCGCTGTCCGTGCCCATCGGCTCGCAGATCACGCACGCCGCCGGCATCGGCCACGCCATCCGCTACCAGGGTGGGCGGGAGGTGGTGATCGTCTACTTCGGGGACGGCGGCACCTCCCAGGGGGATTTTCACGAAGGCCTCAACTGGGCCGCCCTCTTCGGCTGCCCCGTCATCTTTTTCTGCAACAACAACCAGTACGCCATTTCCCTCAATCGCCGGCGGCAGACCCTCACCCCCACCCTGGCCCAGAAGGCCGTGGCCTACGGCATGCCAGGCCTGCAGGTGGACGGCAACGACCTGCTCGCCGTCCATGCCGCCACCGCCGCTGCCGCCGACCACGCCCGCACGGGCAAGGGGCCCGTCCTGATCGAGGCCCTCACCTACCGGATGGGTCCCCACACCACGGCCGACGATCCCAGCCTCTACCGCAGCCGCGAGGAGGAGCTGCAATGGGAGGCCCGCGACCCGCTCGTCCGGGTGCGCCGCCTGCTCGAGAGCCGGGGCCAGTGGGATGATGCCCGCGAGGAGGCCTGCCGGCAGGAGGCCGTGGCCGAGACCGACGCCGCCATGCGGGAGGTGGACGAGTTGCACGAAACGCCCGTGGACGAGGTCTTCGCCTTTCAATACGCCGATCGACCGGCCGAGCTGGTGCGCCAGCAGGCGGCCTTTGAAGCCTACCTGAGCTGGAAGGAGGCCCGCTGA
- a CDS encoding alpha-ketoacid dehydrogenase subunit beta → MPAMNLVQAIQSALDFKLQDDGRVLVFGEDAGHEGGVFRVTQGLQAKYGERRVFDTPLAESVIMGAGLGMAVAGLRPVMEIQFCGFIYPAMNQLVTHVARMRNRSRGVFTAPLTIRLPYGGGIQALELHSESMEAMMAHIPGLKVVIPSTPYDAKGLLISAIECEDPVLFMEPKKVYRAFRQEVPEEPYRIPLGKASLVQAGERVTLVAYGAMMRVARQAVELAAKEGLSVELIDLRSIYPLDTETVLESVRKTGRLAILHEGPMSFGVAAELVARVNEEALLWLEAPPRRICGFDTIMPLPMGEHHYMPTPERVLYELIQLHSFPE, encoded by the coding sequence ATGCCCGCCATGAACCTGGTCCAGGCCATCCAATCGGCCCTGGATTTCAAGCTGCAGGACGACGGGCGGGTGCTGGTCTTCGGCGAGGACGCCGGGCACGAGGGCGGCGTCTTCCGCGTGACCCAAGGATTGCAAGCCAAGTACGGCGAGCGTCGCGTCTTCGACACGCCGCTGGCCGAGTCCGTCATCATGGGCGCCGGGCTGGGCATGGCCGTGGCCGGGCTGCGGCCGGTGATGGAGATCCAGTTCTGCGGGTTCATCTACCCCGCCATGAACCAGCTGGTGACCCATGTGGCCCGCATGCGCAACCGCAGCCGCGGCGTTTTCACAGCGCCCCTCACCATCCGCCTGCCCTACGGCGGAGGCATCCAGGCCCTCGAGCTGCACAGCGAGAGCATGGAGGCCATGATGGCCCACATCCCCGGGCTCAAGGTGGTCATCCCCTCCACCCCCTACGACGCCAAGGGCCTGCTCATCAGCGCCATCGAGTGCGAGGATCCCGTCCTCTTCATGGAGCCGAAAAAGGTCTACCGGGCCTTCCGGCAGGAGGTGCCGGAGGAGCCCTACCGCATTCCCCTGGGCAAGGCCAGCCTGGTGCAGGCCGGGGAGCGCGTCACGCTTGTCGCCTACGGGGCCATGATGCGCGTGGCGCGCCAGGCGGTGGAGCTGGCGGCGAAGGAGGGCCTTTCGGTGGAGTTGATCGACCTGCGCTCCATCTACCCGCTGGACACCGAAACCGTGCTCGAATCGGTGCGCAAGACCGGCCGCCTGGCCATCCTGCATGAGGGCCCCATGTCCTTCGGCGTGGCGGCGGAACTGGTCGCCCGCGTCAACGAGGAGGCCCTGCTCTGGCTGGAGGCGCCGCCCCGCCGCATCTGCGGGTTCGACACGATCATGCCGCTGCCCATGGGCGAGCACCATTACATGCCGACGCCGGAGCGGGTCCTATACGAGCTGATCCAGCTCCACAGCTTTCCGGAGTGA
- a CDS encoding dihydrolipoamide acetyltransferase family protein, whose protein sequence is MAYVFHFPDLGEGLTEGKLLQWYVQEGAQVKEGDLIAKVETDKVVADIPVPRSGRVRKLHGRPEEILLVGNPLIELDTEGQASPLAAKPSTADSAAGEAGPGVVGNIEVATGPEVMPATGEGLAPAPTSGAAPGRRAQATPVARRMAMDLRVDLNQVTGSGPQGRVMKADIQRASQAPAVQPADAPTAPTPPLATETRGGTRVEPLSQLRKTVAARMVRSKFSAPHATTCEEVEVGALVELRDSQRPRYQAMGLRLSYMPFICRAVALALRRHPKLNSRLDMEAGTVTWHDFVHLGLAVDTPDGLIVPVIRDADTLSIRELAMRIADLAERARTRQIRLDELRGGTFTITNYGAIAGIHGAPIINTPESAILGVGRLREVPVVKAGAVLPGHVLPLSLAVDHRIIDGGDAARFLREVMDLLADPIAMLMD, encoded by the coding sequence ATGGCCTACGTGTTCCATTTCCCCGACCTGGGCGAGGGCCTGACCGAGGGCAAGCTGCTGCAGTGGTACGTGCAGGAGGGCGCCCAGGTGAAGGAGGGCGACCTCATCGCCAAGGTGGAGACGGACAAGGTGGTGGCGGACATCCCGGTGCCACGCTCCGGCCGGGTGAGGAAATTGCACGGCCGGCCCGAGGAGATCCTGCTCGTGGGCAATCCGCTCATCGAGCTGGACACGGAAGGCCAGGCCTCGCCCCTGGCGGCGAAACCCTCCACCGCTGATTCCGCGGCCGGGGAAGCGGGACCGGGCGTGGTGGGCAACATCGAAGTGGCCACCGGTCCCGAGGTGATGCCCGCCACGGGTGAGGGATTGGCTCCCGCCCCCACGTCCGGAGCAGCCCCCGGGCGCCGCGCGCAGGCCACACCCGTGGCGCGCCGCATGGCCATGGACCTCCGGGTGGATCTCAACCAGGTGACGGGCAGCGGTCCCCAGGGCCGCGTGATGAAGGCCGACATCCAGCGCGCGTCCCAGGCTCCCGCCGTCCAGCCGGCGGACGCCCCGACCGCGCCGACGCCCCCCCTGGCGACGGAAACCCGCGGCGGCACGCGGGTGGAGCCGCTCAGCCAGTTGCGCAAGACGGTGGCGGCGCGCATGGTGCGGTCCAAGTTCAGCGCGCCCCACGCCACCACCTGCGAGGAGGTGGAGGTGGGCGCCCTGGTCGAGCTGCGCGACTCGCAGCGCCCCCGCTACCAGGCAATGGGCCTGCGCCTCTCCTACATGCCCTTCATCTGCCGGGCCGTGGCGCTGGCCCTGCGCCGCCACCCCAAGCTCAACAGCCGCCTGGACATGGAGGCGGGAACCGTCACCTGGCACGACTTCGTGCACCTGGGCCTGGCCGTGGACACGCCCGACGGCCTGATCGTGCCGGTCATCCGGGACGCCGACACGCTCTCCATCCGCGAGCTGGCCATGCGCATCGCCGACCTGGCGGAGCGGGCGCGCACCCGGCAGATCCGCCTGGACGAGCTGCGGGGCGGCACCTTCACCATCACCAACTACGGCGCCATCGCCGGCATCCACGGCGCCCCCATCATCAACACGCCGGAGTCGGCCATCCTGGGCGTCGGCCGACTGCGGGAGGTCCCGGTGGTGAAGGCGGGGGCCGTCCTGCCCGGCCATGTGCTGCCCTTGTCGCTGGCCGTGGACCACCGCATCATCGACGGCGGCGACGCGGCGCGCTTCCTGCGCGAGGTGATGGACCTGCTGGCCGATCCCATCGCCATGCTGATGGACTGA
- a CDS encoding FAD-dependent oxidoreductase → MAAFDCVIVGGGPGGYVAAIRAAQLGLKTALVERARMGGQCLNWGCIPSKALMESAKLFDRIGRAGSFGIDGIDPAALRFNWRKASARKDKIVLKLVRGVEFLMKKSTVDVVQGEAVIEDAGRVRVDDRLLETRHILLATGAVPDDRALASLPASLVATVPAFFARQDLPDEILVWGANGAACEIALMLRLSGHAVRLAAPDQHLLGFLDHDLRDYVHKRMVKLGIPLHLGVAAPHSPEAGQLSIEGETFPCGLVVNSADRLPVVPRLGSLHPARDGRGFLVVDGHGRTNVPGLYAAGDVTGLLWAQAASAQGTAAVSHMAGREQPVDVARIPVNLYLDPEIAAVGMTEEQLKELNLPYRKGEFSLSVNGKALAEGNTEGFVKVLATEPYGEVVGVHVVAASATDLISEAVAHMKLEATLEDVAGAIHAHPTLSEAFWEASVDALERPLHK, encoded by the coding sequence ATGGCAGCCTTCGATTGCGTGATTGTCGGCGGCGGGCCGGGCGGTTATGTCGCCGCCATCCGCGCCGCCCAGTTGGGTCTCAAGACCGCGCTGGTCGAGCGCGCCCGGATGGGCGGCCAGTGCCTGAACTGGGGCTGCATCCCATCCAAGGCGTTGATGGAGAGCGCCAAGCTCTTCGATCGGATCGGCCGGGCCGGGTCCTTTGGCATCGACGGGATCGATCCGGCGGCGCTGCGCTTCAACTGGAGGAAGGCCTCGGCGCGCAAGGACAAGATCGTCCTCAAACTGGTGCGCGGCGTCGAGTTCCTCATGAAGAAGAGCACGGTCGACGTGGTGCAGGGCGAGGCCGTCATCGAGGACGCGGGCCGCGTGCGGGTGGACGATCGTTTGCTGGAGACCCGGCACATCCTGCTGGCCACGGGCGCCGTGCCCGACGACAGGGCACTGGCCAGCCTGCCGGCGTCCCTGGTGGCCACCGTGCCCGCCTTCTTCGCGCGCCAGGACCTGCCGGACGAGATCCTGGTGTGGGGGGCCAACGGCGCCGCCTGCGAGATCGCCCTCATGCTGCGGCTTTCCGGCCATGCGGTGCGCCTGGCGGCGCCCGACCAGCACCTGCTCGGCTTTCTGGACCACGATCTGCGGGACTACGTCCACAAGCGCATGGTGAAGCTGGGCATTCCCCTCCACCTGGGTGTGGCGGCTCCCCATTCACCCGAGGCTGGCCAGCTTTCCATCGAGGGGGAGACCTTCCCGTGCGGCTTGGTGGTGAACAGCGCCGACCGCCTCCCCGTGGTGCCCCGGTTGGGATCGCTCCACCCCGCCCGGGATGGGCGGGGCTTCCTTGTCGTGGACGGGCACGGGCGCACCAACGTGCCCGGCCTTTACGCCGCCGGCGACGTGACCGGCCTGCTCTGGGCCCAGGCAGCCAGCGCCCAGGGAACGGCGGCGGTCAGCCACATGGCGGGCCGAGAACAGCCGGTGGACGTGGCCCGCATCCCGGTCAACCTCTACCTGGATCCCGAGATCGCCGCCGTGGGCATGACGGAGGAGCAGTTGAAGGAGCTGAATCTGCCCTACCGCAAAGGAGAATTCAGCCTCTCCGTCAACGGCAAGGCCCTGGCCGAGGGCAACACCGAGGGCTTTGTCAAGGTGCTCGCCACCGAGCCCTACGGCGAGGTGGTGGGCGTGCACGTGGTGGCGGCCAGCGCCACCGACCTGATCAGCGAGGCGGTGGCCCACATGAAGCTGGAGGCGACGCTGGAGGACGTGGCCGGCGCCATCCATGCCCACCCCACCCTGAGCGAGGCCTTCTGGGAGGCCAGCGTCGACGCCCTGGAGCGCCCCCTGCACAAGTGA